Below is a genomic region from Spartinivicinus marinus.
CAATCACGATGATCATTTTATTCTGTATTTTAAAAACTTGTAGGTCCCTAAATAGATACCCTAAACCAGAAACTTTTTCGTCCCAAAAGGTAATATTTTGAATATTCTCTCCAATAGGAGTATGCAAAAAATGGCCTTCTTTGCTTTTAATGTAAAATGTGTAAGTGGTATCTGGGTGTGAGGTACTATTGTCGTATAAACCCTTAAATACAACATCTTGTAGACCATCATTATTGAAGTCAAGGAAGTTAGGGCCTGATTGTAGTTCAATGGGGTTATCACAATGACCAATCAAAGAATAGGTGCATAATATCGTAATAATAAGCTTTTGAAGCAAAATTAGTTCCTTACTAACCTGAAACCAATATCATCTAATCGATAATGTCGAGAGTGTATATCACAATACGCTAAGTTAAGACCTTTGCTATTTTTCCAGCTTTCCCCACAAAAGTAATGCATTTTGTTGAACATGCCAGCACTAATTTGATCTTCATTTAAGTAGCTGTCATAAACCCATTCTGAGATATTACCTGACATGTCATACAGACCCAGTTCATTAGGTTTTAGTTGTTTAACAATTGTTGTACCTTGTAGCTGAGAGTTTTCCTCATTCCAAGCAACCAGGCTTTGGTTATTGCTTCCTGCATGGATGGTTCCATAAGTACCTTGTTGAATAGCAGGGTATCCACCTCTGGCTGCGATATGCCACTCATTTAAAGTAGGAAGACGAAAGCCGTTAGCATTGTTCACTATAATATCTATTTTTGAGTTTTCTGCACTCCTGATTACTTTTCCTGCGCTGGTTTGATAAATTGGTTGCAAACCTAATTTTTCGCTTAAAGCATTAGCCCATACAATAGCATCTAGCCATGATATCAGTGTGACAGGGTATTGACGAGAGTTTGTTTTTTGATCAAAGCAGGAGTATTCTTTCCAGCCGTTACAACCATCAGTTAGCTGGTAACCATGCTGAGTAGCCCAGTTGTATATTGCTTGGTATAAGTCGTAGGTTACTTCAGTGCTCATTATCCAGTAAGCCTGTGGAGCAACACTTGCTGTTTTGTCGTAATTTAGTTTCCCAAACAGGTCTCCAACATAATAGCTATAGTTACGAACAAGCACTTCTTCAAATTCGATGATAGGATTGCTTGTACTAATATTCACTAATCTTTTTGCTGCTTTTGCTTCTACAAATAGATGAAGAGCCAGGAGAAGTATAACGCAGGTAATTTTTAGCATTGTATCTTTTATATTTTGATATAGAAAACAGGTCATCGTGGCATTCCAAGCGAGTTTTACTTTAAGCCTCAGTATTATGTTTACAATGCTATATAATAGTACTAATTAAGGTTAGTCGTTTTATTGATAAATTTTAATTGGCACTGTTTACCCTGGTTGAGGTTAAGTATTTTGGGATAGGTGTTAGGTATATAGTACTACTTCAAGTTATTACACATTCTCTGGATGCACTTATTATAGAATGTTACATTTATGTAACTAATGATGCTATATAGTATATGTACGTATAAAAGTGTGTAACCTGTTTCTTGCAAGTGTTCATTGGCTTTACTTGCATTCTTTCTGATAAAGAATGTCACCCTTATACCCGTCGCGAATGATGTTTAGATTTTGTTATCATCGTTAAGCACTGCGGATAGTGTGAATACAGTTTATGCATGGTGGTATGGATACCAATAATTAGAGCAATGCAGGAGCAGAGGAGTAATAAACAGTCTTTAACCCTGTTATCTATTATTTATAGTCTCGTAGAGACATCACACCGATGATCTTACCTAAAGAATATTCGCTTCGGTTATATATTTTTCTTAATAATTTCTCAACGTTAACTGTTTTGAAGGGTATTGCTATTTATTTAGGAAATGCATATTGGTTATTTATCTAATATTGATAGGTTAATAAATAGATTTAAGAAGCTCAAAACTGCTGAAATATTAAGAAATACTTAGCTGAGGGCTATTGACTAGAATATGTAGGATGTTACATTGATGTAACGTTTGGCTGCGAATGTGTAAGTAGAGCATTCTATCAATAATGATTGAGGGGTTGAGTATGAACTTTACTTTAGCGCTTATGGGGCTTGCTATTTATATTTTACTTTGGGAAAAATTGCCCGACTGGGGAAAGTGGTTTAACTGGATTATAGATCGCTTACCTAAACCATTAGCGTATCTTTATGAGGCTTGGCATTGTCCATATTGTTTTGGGTTTTGGATTAGTTTATTTTTACACGGAATTACAGGTATTCAAACTATTCCAGATTTGGCAACCATGCCTGTTTATCTAGGAGTGGCTGGTGTCGCCATTGGCTGGTTTCTTGATGCGTTAGCAACCGCCACATTGATTATGCTAGGGCAACTGTTGCTTAATGCAATTGCGGTTCCTGCAATAAAAGGTCATCAAATGACAACTGAATTTCGTTTATCTTTTAAAAACAAAGAAAGCAATTAACAGTCATCCCAACCACCTTTTATTTATAATCACATGGAGGTATTTATAGTCGCATGGAGGCAAGTCTATTCAGCATAAGGAGTTTGCAATTACCAAGCAGCTACTGCACTCTTAAGCGTTGTGTGTTTCTTATGCACTGAGGCTGTCACAACGTCTTTATGCGTTGTCCTATTTCTTGAATCTTTAGTTATGATCTCATGCAAACAATACAAAAAAACCTTTGGCTCTGAGCATATAAGTCAAGTATGTGCTTTTGGTAATAGTTGGTTGAAAAGCGATCTATCTGTAGGGTGATCAACTGTATCTGAGTAAATTGAGTGTTATATAGTCAACTAGTATATCTATAATGAATATGTTTATGCGCTGTGGAAATATGAAAAATAGAAAGTAGATTTACTGAATAAAAGTTGCGCAAATAAGGGTGTGTATTCACTACAATAAAGTATAAGTCGCTTTAAAGCTGATTGCATAATGTTTAAAATCCACTTGTTTCAAAGCTAAGTGATTTGTAGCCACGAATGAAAGCTAAATAATGCTAGTAGGGTCTACCTTCTTGTAAGGATTAGGTAGGGGTAAAGTATACTGTTTTGATTGACTAATACTGCGTTGTTGAAACAGAGTAGTAGCAAGTGGCTAATCGCTTTTGAACTAAGTAATGACGATGTGCTTTTTGATATTAACTCGCAAGCATGATACGCCATTGTAACATTGGTGTCTATATATAATGTGTAATACACGTCAAAAAATCCTAGAGGCAGGGGTAAAAGAGCTGGCAGCTAACCCAAATGCCTCGATGGAAGCTATTGCCACATCTGCTGGTGTTAGCAGAATGACTATAAATCGCTACTTTAGTAATAGAAAAAAGCTATTAGAGAATATAGTCTTATATGTTTTTGAAAAATACCAAATGATACTGGATGAAGCAGTAGAGTTGCACGAAAAGCCTGTAGAGCAGCTCAAATATTATGTTCACTCCAGTATTGCATTTGGCGACATTGCGACTGTGCTCAAACATCATGCAGACTTTGATGAATCTGAACATGATCCTAATACCTGCCAGTTTTCTGATACAAATAAAAAACTTAAGAAAATCATTACGCGTATGCAAAGGTCTAAACAAATTAGGCGAGGTGTACCTGTATTTTGGGTTCTTCAACTATTGGATTCAATACTTTTTACTTCTTGGGAGTCAATTAAGCAAGGGAGGTCCACAGAGAAGGAGGTGCTATTATTGGCATGGGATAGCTTTAGCCATGCCGTTCTAAAAGAGGTTGATTGACGTTAATTTTAATGCAAATGATTAAAAATTACCCTTTTGTGATTGATGAGTAAATAATGGGCGTTTATATGCGCCCTATTTAGCGAAATATTACTATTAATAACGGTGACTTGAAAAGTGTATTGTGTTACAGGGTTGCAACATTTTAATTGAAGGTAAGTTAGTTTGCAATAGCTAAGTGTTAGTGGATAGTTGTTGAATAGCAATTACCTCTTTATTTCCTTTATATCCCTTATGAATAACTTCTAGATTTCGCAATCACTCTTTCTGATTGACAAAGATGGTGAGAATAAATATATCAACTGTTATAAAATATACGTACTGATTAAGGCTAATTAAATTTAGTTATACTCTTCGCGAATGATTTTTAGGCTTTGTTACCATCACTTTTCACCCCAGTCATTTAGTTTATCTAAACTCCTGGGGCTTCATCGCTCGGTGGCCTTGCCTAAATAATCCTTCGCTGTGAGTATATATCACTTTATTTTTACACCTAAAAATGATTCATGAAGGGTATATTTTAGCTAGCCGACCATTGACAACCATTTTCGGAAATAGCCTGGTAATCTTCTTCAAAACTGTAAACTTTCCCATCCTTTTTTCTGATATATTTAAAATCGTGAATTAATGCGCCTTGGCTTACTAATATATATTTCCCACCTGTGCCACCACTGGTTACTTCTTCCCATTCATTTGTAAATTCTAGAGGCCTTCCAACCGATATTTCTTTAGTTTCTTCTTTTGTATTTCTGACAAGTATTTTTCCGCTTCCCTTTTGGTATGAAACATAGCCAAATTTTTCGTTACCCATAGGGAAGTTAAATTGAAGCTTAATAGAGTTGTGTAAACCAACTGATTTGAGACACCTGAATTCAGATTCATCTGCTATAACATTAAGAGAGGAGACAATAGTTAAATACACGAGCCAAGAAATATTTTTCATTGATTTCACTCAAAATAGTTTGAGATATGTTAGATTTTTTTGTGGTATATAGCGGTGATTATGTTTTGGTTGCTTTGTTAGCATTTGTTACTCTACTCGACCACCAAATTCGATATTTTCAACTCTACCTTTATGAAAAATAATCACCTTTAAAAACTTGCTTTGTTTA
It encodes:
- a CDS encoding carbapenem self-resistance protein CarG family protein; the encoded protein is MLQKLIITILCTYSLIGHCDNPIELQSGPNFLDFNNDGLQDVVFKGLYDNSTSHPDTTYTFYIKSKEGHFLHTPIGENIQNITFWDEKVSGLGYLFRDLQVFKIQNKMIIVIATKTQVNNFDKSPVTLTYYHLRKSPDGPGQIPFRWVEFKSSQTKQQYESVESAFNEVK
- a CDS encoding formylglycine-generating enzyme family protein, with protein sequence MNISTSNPIIEFEEVLVRNYSYYVGDLFGKLNYDKTASVAPQAYWIMSTEVTYDLYQAIYNWATQHGYQLTDGCNGWKEYSCFDQKTNSRQYPVTLISWLDAIVWANALSEKLGLQPIYQTSAGKVIRSAENSKIDIIVNNANGFRLPTLNEWHIAARGGYPAIQQGTYGTIHAGSNNQSLVAWNEENSQLQGTTIVKQLKPNELGLYDMSGNISEWVYDSYLNEDQISAGMFNKMHYFCGESWKNSKGLNLAYCDIHSRHYRLDDIGFRLVRN
- a CDS encoding TetR/AcrR family transcriptional regulator, with product MCNTRQKILEAGVKELAANPNASMEAIATSAGVSRMTINRYFSNRKKLLENIVLYVFEKYQMILDEAVELHEKPVEQLKYYVHSSIAFGDIATVLKHHADFDESEHDPNTCQFSDTNKKLKKIITRMQRSKQIRRGVPVFWVLQLLDSILFTSWESIKQGRSTEKEVLLLAWDSFSHAVLKEVD